The following proteins are co-located in the Streptomyces sp. NBC_00435 genome:
- a CDS encoding pentapeptide repeat-containing protein has product MIERLLAALAEGGEDGGPPSGVGAEEIADILWLATRVDAGREHRLEPAGASPTAPEPPHGTEPAAPAPESPGGDRAGRAGAQSGVQYFPAPGQAPAGRPDRADGGDRSGRAAADAAGAPPARRRGTPLRLPRAASLDDPLALMRALRPIGRRNIGGPGEELDEQLTVERSIERMVLTPVLRPAETRWLDVALVVDAHHSMLLWADLVEEVRGVLTRSGVFRDVRTWRLTGTGPGSTPMITQGRDAAPRNPLELADPAGRRLILVLSDTVAGGWREAPLRAVLRQWSAHNAVAVLNVLPERLWTRGAVRPVPFAVRADRPAAATRSWQRVPMVRRARGGGAVIPVVGLASGSLARLVRVVSGDGRWRRLACLRLDAEPAREAAYATPETPKPFPDPLEVVERFRAGASPTAQRLAGHLAAVPLTLPVMTLVRRSLLRESEHSHLAEVALGGLFESWDGEQDAEHAQFEFLPGVREALLGSQLRGDVAAVRELVRRRVWEYMARHRGTGRDFTAIRLTPRGEGRRELPPDAMPFAAAAGPLPGLADLVVRVRFEPQGEPQAVGVLLSPRLVLTVGEAAQTTRTNTLAWVRVEDQEHLCYPAWGDGAVPQALLLVSEVDLVDPAAWTAPVWAEGFAAPGERLVVDGSSDQGVPTALTGEVLPYEGERNGELVQLSAEPEVWTHFAGSPVSRDGRLAGIVHTVMTDRMVFLTGQALREQAGFREVMAAHARGGNEETGVCLAVRPRVFLGPRGRGVGQAVDELLMEAMADSGVSGVVAPGEKGLHTVVVADPGALGKAGLLLSALPAALSRLRAGSGEWEVALAVALARGAFTVDGEGVHGPAADEAGRLVGHPEVVGRMDRSGARGAVVVVAGESLGGVEGLDLQVDVRLGPEPEPEGPGEPLATAGQRTDATAGPGTGAARGPAGWICLNGPVEMARVLIGADLMTEDPAVDWTPCGYGATEADPTGCIGIRLPRRGRCLAHATRSEQDEYLRNLRPGRDVDLRGTTFADGLLERVLRYLRDRQTGHVRMGVAAFDRAHFVDEWSTVGAEFEERVSFDRAVFDDRAGFATSHFRGTASFGRTVFRRGGAFDGSTFDREARFTMVDFGGNADFADALFVQDLAMTWALLSHRTLMSGMRVRGTADFAYTVFHGPAVWDRAAFLRSASFTNTLWGRPVMFDEVRFEGRASFDHATFGAPAVFQGTVFADRATFAEVDFADYGEFTDTTFTDPAGLPGAWLPLLPSSGAATFRLGGAGGGATTRL; this is encoded by the coding sequence ATGATCGAGAGGCTCCTCGCCGCCCTGGCCGAGGGCGGCGAGGACGGCGGTCCGCCCTCCGGAGTGGGGGCGGAGGAGATCGCCGACATCCTGTGGCTCGCGACCCGCGTGGACGCCGGGCGCGAGCACCGCCTGGAGCCCGCCGGGGCGTCCCCGACCGCACCGGAGCCGCCGCATGGCACCGAACCGGCCGCCCCGGCACCGGAATCACCGGGCGGCGACCGGGCCGGCCGGGCCGGTGCGCAGTCGGGCGTCCAGTACTTCCCGGCGCCCGGACAGGCCCCCGCCGGACGGCCGGACCGGGCCGACGGCGGCGACCGTTCCGGCCGGGCCGCCGCGGACGCGGCCGGGGCCCCGCCGGCCCGGCGCCGGGGCACCCCCCTGCGGCTGCCGCGGGCCGCCTCGCTCGACGACCCGCTCGCGCTGATGCGCGCCCTGCGCCCGATCGGCCGCCGCAACATCGGCGGCCCCGGGGAGGAGCTGGACGAACAGCTCACCGTGGAACGCAGCATCGAGCGGATGGTGCTCACCCCGGTCCTGCGCCCCGCCGAGACCCGCTGGCTGGACGTGGCCCTGGTCGTCGACGCGCACCACTCGATGCTGCTCTGGGCCGACCTGGTGGAGGAGGTGCGCGGGGTCCTCACCCGCAGCGGGGTCTTCCGGGACGTGCGGACCTGGCGGCTCACCGGCACCGGCCCCGGCTCCACCCCGATGATCACCCAGGGCCGGGACGCCGCGCCCCGCAATCCCCTGGAGCTGGCCGACCCGGCGGGCCGCCGGCTGATCCTGGTCCTCTCCGACACGGTGGCCGGCGGCTGGCGCGAAGCACCCCTGCGCGCGGTGCTCCGGCAGTGGTCGGCGCACAACGCCGTGGCAGTACTGAACGTCCTGCCCGAACGGCTCTGGACGCGCGGCGCGGTCCGGCCGGTTCCCTTCGCCGTCCGCGCGGACCGTCCCGCGGCCGCCACCCGGTCCTGGCAGCGGGTCCCGATGGTCCGGCGGGCGCGCGGGGGCGGGGCGGTGATCCCGGTCGTCGGCCTGGCCTCGGGGAGCCTGGCCCGCCTGGTGCGCGTGGTGTCCGGCGACGGCCGCTGGCGGCGCCTGGCCTGCCTGCGCCTGGACGCGGAGCCGGCGCGCGAAGCGGCGTACGCCACGCCGGAGACCCCGAAGCCCTTCCCGGATCCGCTGGAGGTGGTCGAACGCTTCCGCGCGGGCGCCTCCCCGACCGCCCAGCGCCTGGCCGGCCACCTGGCGGCCGTACCGCTCACGCTGCCCGTGATGACCCTCGTACGCAGGTCCCTGCTGCGGGAGTCCGAGCACAGCCATCTCGCGGAGGTGGCCCTGGGCGGCCTGTTCGAGAGCTGGGACGGTGAACAGGACGCGGAGCACGCACAGTTCGAGTTCCTTCCGGGCGTGCGCGAGGCCCTGCTCGGCTCGCAGCTGCGCGGAGACGTGGCCGCCGTACGGGAGCTGGTGCGCCGACGCGTGTGGGAGTACATGGCGCGTCACCGCGGCACCGGACGGGACTTCACCGCGATCCGTCTCACGCCCCGGGGTGAGGGCCGCCGCGAACTGCCTCCCGACGCGATGCCGTTCGCGGCGGCGGCCGGGCCGCTGCCGGGGCTGGCCGACCTGGTGGTGCGGGTCCGCTTCGAACCCCAGGGGGAGCCGCAGGCGGTCGGCGTACTGCTGTCGCCCCGGCTGGTCCTGACGGTCGGTGAAGCGGCACAGACCACGCGCACGAACACGCTCGCCTGGGTCCGCGTCGAGGACCAGGAGCACCTCTGCTACCCCGCGTGGGGGGACGGGGCGGTGCCCCAGGCGCTCCTGCTGGTGTCCGAGGTGGACCTCGTGGACCCGGCGGCCTGGACGGCGCCGGTCTGGGCCGAAGGGTTCGCCGCACCGGGGGAGCGCCTCGTCGTGGACGGTTCGAGCGATCAGGGCGTGCCGACGGCGCTGACCGGCGAGGTCCTCCCGTACGAGGGGGAGCGCAACGGGGAGCTCGTCCAGCTCTCCGCCGAACCGGAGGTCTGGACCCACTTCGCGGGATCCCCGGTCTCCCGCGACGGACGGCTCGCCGGCATCGTGCACACGGTGATGACGGACCGGATGGTGTTCCTGACGGGACAGGCGCTACGCGAACAGGCCGGATTCCGGGAGGTCATGGCCGCACACGCACGCGGGGGGAACGAGGAGACCGGGGTCTGCCTGGCGGTACGGCCCCGGGTGTTCCTGGGGCCGCGGGGCAGGGGCGTGGGGCAGGCGGTCGACGAGCTCCTCATGGAGGCGATGGCGGACTCCGGGGTGAGCGGGGTGGTGGCCCCCGGCGAGAAGGGCCTGCACACCGTGGTGGTGGCGGATCCGGGCGCGCTCGGGAAGGCGGGGCTGCTGCTGTCGGCGCTGCCCGCGGCCCTGTCCCGGCTGCGGGCGGGCTCCGGCGAGTGGGAGGTCGCCCTGGCGGTGGCCCTGGCCAGGGGTGCGTTCACGGTCGACGGGGAAGGGGTGCACGGCCCGGCGGCGGACGAGGCCGGACGGCTCGTGGGTCACCCGGAGGTCGTCGGGCGGATGGACCGGTCCGGCGCGCGGGGAGCCGTCGTGGTGGTGGCGGGCGAGTCGCTCGGCGGGGTGGAGGGGCTCGATCTGCAGGTGGACGTGCGGCTGGGCCCGGAGCCGGAGCCGGAGGGGCCCGGGGAGCCGTTGGCGACGGCCGGCCAGAGGACCGACGCGACGGCCGGCCCGGGCACCGGCGCCGCACGCGGTCCGGCGGGGTGGATCTGTCTGAACGGCCCCGTCGAGATGGCCCGGGTACTGATCGGCGCCGACCTGATGACCGAGGACCCGGCCGTCGACTGGACACCCTGCGGGTACGGGGCCACGGAGGCGGACCCGACCGGGTGCATCGGCATCCGGCTGCCGCGCCGGGGCCGCTGCCTGGCCCATGCGACGCGGTCGGAACAGGACGAGTACCTACGGAACCTGCGGCCGGGCCGGGACGTGGACCTGCGGGGCACCACCTTCGCCGACGGCCTGCTCGAACGCGTGCTGCGCTATCTGCGCGACCGGCAGACCGGGCACGTGCGGATGGGGGTGGCGGCCTTCGACCGGGCTCATTTCGTCGACGAATGGAGCACGGTGGGAGCCGAGTTCGAGGAGCGCGTCTCCTTCGACCGGGCCGTCTTCGACGACCGGGCCGGTTTCGCGACCTCCCACTTCAGGGGGACGGCCTCCTTCGGGCGGACCGTGTTCCGCCGCGGCGGCGCCTTCGACGGGAGCACCTTCGACCGCGAAGCCCGGTTCACCATGGTGGACTTCGGCGGCAACGCGGACTTCGCGGACGCACTGTTCGTCCAGGACCTCGCCATGACCTGGGCCCTGCTGTCGCACCGGACGCTCATGAGCGGGATGAGGGTGCGGGGGACGGCCGACTTCGCGTACACGGTCTTCCACGGCCCGGCTGTGTGGGACCGCGCCGCCTTCCTCCGGTCGGCTTCCTTCACCAACACCCTGTGGGGCCGCCCGGTGATGTTCGACGAGGTCCGCTTCGAGGGCCGGGCCTCCTTCGACCACGCCACCTTCGGGGCTCCGGCGGTCTTCCAGGGCACGGTCTTCGCGGACCGGGCGACCTTCGCCGAGGTCGACTTCGCGGACTACGGAGAGTTCACCGACACGACCTTCACCGATCCCGCGGGGCTCCCCGGTGCGTGGCTGCCGCTGCTGCCGTCCTCGGGCGCGGCGACGTTCCGGCTGGGCGGCGCCGGGGGCGGCGCCACGACCAGGCTGTGA
- a CDS encoding immune inhibitor A domain-containing protein: protein MGAAISLALLAAPALAATAPPNPPASGQQQTEQAAAPPPAPLELQRQALRRQALEEVAAGRPEGLRAEADGTLPRLAKVGKRYVELAQERKDKVFVILAEFGDQVDNTTEFEGKPRYGGTPGPLHNTIGKPAKDDNHTLWRKDFDRASYQKQFFSTDPQSASMRAYYRLQSSGRYDMDGTVTDWVKLPWNEARYGTDNCSETGQCRSNWDMIRDATTAWYDSERAKGRTPGQIKAQLAEYDVWDRYDADHDGNFDEPDGYLDHLVVVHAGKDGTWGGGAQGKDAVWAHRWFAYWNQAGGAGPAGNKAGGTPVGDTGIWAGDYLTGGENSGAGLFAHEFGHDLGLPDLYSSDGDNSVNFWSLMSSASYLGKGHNSTGEFPGDLDPWSKLQLGWLQYTEADAGRTTRATLGVSGYNTEDPQALLVHLPPSVTTTELADPYEGASQWWSGTGDFMDNTLSRTVDLTGVPAGTAARLDARTWYDIEQDFDYLTVEASTDGGAAWTALPGTVDSAPIGAKGITGTSAGWARLSVPLTQYAGTSVQLRLRVTSDSNTHGKGVAFDDIRVTAGEGRELLHDGAEQGANGWTAVKWSRTEGRTGSERHPRAYFVENRRYTGYGSLLKTGPYNFGFTGDKVEFFPYQQGVLIWLWDTAYSDNTTKAHPGGGLLLPVDSRPEPLKYADGSLLNARAQTFDATFSLGRSEKVLLHKAGVPTAFPARPGVAVFDDRHGSYWNAELPQLGVKVPDTGTRIAVVKEASGGAVTTVQLTPSK, encoded by the coding sequence GTGGGAGCGGCGATATCCCTCGCCCTCCTCGCCGCCCCCGCGCTCGCCGCCACTGCACCCCCGAACCCGCCCGCGTCCGGGCAGCAGCAGACGGAGCAGGCGGCCGCCCCGCCGCCCGCACCCCTGGAACTCCAGCGCCAGGCCCTGCGCCGCCAGGCCCTCGAAGAGGTCGCGGCGGGCCGCCCCGAGGGCCTGCGGGCCGAGGCCGACGGCACGCTCCCGCGCCTGGCCAAGGTCGGCAAGCGGTACGTCGAGCTGGCCCAGGAGCGCAAGGACAAGGTCTTCGTGATCCTCGCCGAGTTCGGCGACCAGGTGGACAACACCACTGAGTTCGAGGGCAAGCCGCGCTACGGCGGGACCCCGGGCCCGCTGCACAACACGATCGGCAAGCCCGCCAAGGACGACAACCACACCCTGTGGCGCAAGGACTTCGACCGGGCCTCCTACCAGAAGCAGTTCTTCTCCACCGACCCCCAGTCGGCGTCCATGCGCGCCTACTACCGTCTCCAGTCCTCCGGCCGTTACGACATGGACGGCACGGTGACCGACTGGGTCAAGCTCCCCTGGAACGAAGCCCGTTACGGCACCGACAACTGTTCCGAAACCGGCCAGTGCCGGTCCAACTGGGACATGATCCGCGATGCCACGACCGCCTGGTACGACTCCGAGCGCGCGAAGGGCCGTACGCCCGGGCAGATCAAGGCGCAGCTCGCCGAGTACGACGTGTGGGACCGCTACGACGCCGACCACGACGGCAACTTCGACGAGCCGGACGGCTACCTCGACCACCTCGTCGTCGTGCACGCGGGCAAGGACGGGACCTGGGGCGGGGGCGCGCAGGGCAAGGACGCCGTGTGGGCACACCGCTGGTTCGCCTACTGGAACCAGGCCGGCGGCGCGGGACCCGCGGGCAACAAGGCCGGCGGCACCCCGGTGGGCGACACCGGCATCTGGGCCGGCGACTACCTGACCGGCGGTGAGAACAGCGGCGCGGGGCTCTTCGCGCACGAGTTCGGGCACGATCTGGGCCTGCCGGACCTGTACAGCTCGGACGGGGACAACAGCGTCAACTTCTGGTCGCTGATGTCCTCGGCCTCCTACCTCGGCAAGGGCCACAATTCCACTGGCGAGTTCCCGGGCGACCTCGACCCGTGGAGCAAGCTGCAGCTGGGCTGGCTCCAGTACACGGAGGCCGACGCGGGCCGCACGACGCGGGCGACGCTCGGGGTGTCCGGCTACAACACCGAGGATCCGCAGGCGCTGCTGGTGCACCTGCCGCCCTCCGTGACCACGACCGAGCTGGCCGACCCCTACGAGGGCGCCAGCCAGTGGTGGAGCGGTACCGGCGACTTCATGGACAACACGCTGTCCCGCACGGTCGACCTCACGGGGGTCCCGGCCGGGACGGCCGCCAGGCTGGACGCCCGCACCTGGTACGACATCGAGCAGGACTTCGACTACCTGACGGTGGAGGCCTCCACGGACGGCGGGGCCGCCTGGACGGCGCTGCCCGGCACCGTGGATTCCGCTCCGATCGGGGCGAAGGGGATCACCGGCACCTCGGCGGGCTGGGCGCGGCTGTCGGTCCCGCTGACCCAGTACGCCGGCACCTCGGTCCAGTTGAGGCTGCGCGTCACCTCGGACAGCAACACCCACGGCAAGGGCGTCGCCTTCGACGACATCCGCGTCACGGCGGGCGAGGGTCGGGAGCTGCTGCACGACGGGGCGGAACAGGGCGCGAACGGCTGGACGGCGGTCAAGTGGTCGCGCACGGAGGGCCGTACGGGCAGCGAGCGGCACCCGCGCGCGTACTTCGTGGAGAACCGGCGCTACACCGGTTACGGCAGCCTGCTGAAGACCGGCCCGTACAACTTCGGCTTCACGGGCGACAAGGTGGAGTTCTTCCCGTACCAGCAGGGCGTGCTGATCTGGCTCTGGGACACGGCGTACAGCGACAACACCACCAAGGCGCACCCGGGCGGCGGTCTGCTGCTCCCGGTCGACTCCCGGCCGGAGCCGCTGAAGTACGCGGACGGCAGCCTGCTCAACGCCCGCGCGCAGACCTTCGACGCGACCTTCTCGCTCGGGAGGAGCGAGAAGGTCCTCCTGCACAAGGCGGGCGTCCCGACGGCGTTCCCGGCCCGTCCGGGCGTGGCGGTCTTCGACGACCGCCACGGGTCCTACTGGAACGCGGAGTTGCCGCAGCTC
- a CDS encoding VMAP-C domain-containing protein: MSPSGLLPTTLGPRRTFALVAGVESYAISHRWNLRGPACDALRFAHWLTGPGEVPPGHVRLLLSPLDDPDTLDWSASEGLAALRATHRPATEENVKSVLLNELPACDGDLLLIFWAGHGYVEPTGGELMLPCADAHPGQIRHLNLDSALRWWRTDFVKHRRFPLQAALVDACRVDAPRDARWNFGTINYGGGNAVPGRRQFRLYASREGEAAKNDAERGAGRFTEELLGELGQRSVREAVAGLADTARSIHRTFRDLRDRGEGWQLPQFVVDRDWDACSFLDDELPGSLPPRAVRLDQAAWDGLGELFEDRDLPRCAYEAYLWAFKATGCAPPVQGGLPGDSLLEVVQDLDERHGGPGGMPLAVPFVRFLGERAAAGDERWAARLRDWVRATRERLALPALPPPPPPPRRTALHVRLESPPGGEEGFLARMWLRRETTEHIWESEAEPVRLDTVRAELVRQLGSLGRLLESGAESGRPSGAVERIEFHVPYELLDLDFDQWPVPRGPGGRTRALGVLYQVVVRCPQEREDTGAEWRGKWRWLWAQGGQHADAVRVVVDAEVDDGLGMELGAGPAPACVLAHTRPGARTGAVVEAVLEGGVPVAVWRRPAGGAAGGGSGGPGGSGGPGGPLAPADLLAPADLLAPAGDDGRPDPGALDVLALPARVREVRRAAAVAAAGAPDGNRQQALGGDRLVLLWDDPDDTLTLRSLA, encoded by the coding sequence GTGAGTCCCTCCGGCCTGCTGCCCACGACCCTGGGGCCGCGGCGCACCTTCGCGCTCGTCGCCGGGGTCGAGAGCTATGCCATCAGCCACCGCTGGAACCTGCGCGGACCGGCCTGCGACGCGCTGCGGTTCGCCCACTGGCTGACCGGCCCCGGAGAGGTGCCACCGGGTCACGTACGGCTGTTGCTGTCCCCGCTCGACGATCCGGACACGCTCGACTGGTCGGCCTCCGAGGGGCTGGCGGCCCTGCGCGCCACGCACCGGCCGGCGACCGAGGAGAACGTCAAATCGGTCCTGCTGAACGAACTCCCGGCATGCGACGGCGATTTACTGCTGATCTTCTGGGCCGGCCACGGCTACGTGGAACCGACCGGCGGTGAGCTGATGCTGCCCTGCGCCGACGCCCACCCCGGCCAGATCCGCCACCTCAACCTCGACTCCGCCCTGCGCTGGTGGCGCACCGACTTCGTCAAGCACCGCCGCTTCCCGCTCCAGGCGGCCCTGGTGGACGCCTGCCGGGTCGACGCCCCCCGCGACGCCAGGTGGAACTTCGGCACCATCAACTACGGCGGCGGCAACGCCGTCCCGGGGCGCCGGCAGTTCCGGCTCTACGCCTCCCGCGAGGGCGAGGCCGCGAAGAACGACGCCGAACGCGGCGCGGGCCGCTTCACCGAGGAGCTGCTCGGCGAACTCGGCCAACGCTCGGTGCGCGAGGCCGTCGCCGGTCTCGCCGACACCGCCCGCTCCATCCACCGCACCTTCCGGGACCTGCGCGACCGCGGAGAGGGGTGGCAACTCCCGCAGTTCGTCGTCGACCGTGACTGGGACGCCTGCTCCTTCCTCGACGACGAGCTGCCGGGGTCGCTGCCGCCACGCGCGGTCCGCCTCGACCAGGCCGCCTGGGACGGACTCGGAGAGCTCTTCGAGGACCGCGACCTGCCGCGATGCGCCTACGAGGCCTACCTGTGGGCCTTCAAGGCCACCGGCTGCGCACCACCCGTCCAGGGCGGGCTGCCCGGCGACAGCCTGCTGGAGGTGGTCCAGGACCTCGACGAGCGGCACGGAGGCCCGGGCGGGATGCCGCTCGCGGTGCCCTTCGTACGGTTCCTCGGCGAACGGGCCGCGGCGGGCGACGAGCGCTGGGCGGCCCGGCTGCGCGACTGGGTGCGCGCCACCCGGGAGCGCCTGGCCCTGCCCGCGCTGCCGCCCCCGCCCCCGCCGCCGCGCAGAACGGCCCTGCACGTGCGACTGGAGTCGCCGCCGGGCGGGGAGGAGGGCTTCCTGGCCCGGATGTGGCTGCGCCGGGAGACCACCGAGCACATCTGGGAGTCGGAGGCGGAGCCGGTCCGGCTGGACACGGTCCGCGCCGAGCTCGTACGTCAACTGGGCTCGCTGGGACGCCTGCTGGAGTCCGGGGCGGAGTCCGGGCGGCCGTCCGGCGCGGTGGAGCGGATCGAGTTCCACGTGCCGTACGAGCTGCTGGACCTGGACTTCGACCAGTGGCCCGTACCGCGCGGCCCGGGCGGGCGGACCCGGGCACTGGGGGTGCTCTACCAGGTGGTGGTGCGCTGCCCGCAGGAACGCGAGGACACCGGCGCCGAATGGCGCGGCAAATGGCGCTGGCTGTGGGCCCAGGGCGGACAGCACGCCGACGCGGTCCGGGTGGTGGTCGACGCGGAGGTGGACGACGGACTCGGCATGGAGCTGGGCGCGGGGCCGGCGCCCGCGTGCGTACTGGCACACACGCGCCCCGGTGCGCGGACGGGAGCGGTGGTGGAGGCGGTGCTGGAAGGCGGCGTGCCGGTGGCGGTCTGGCGCCGGCCCGCCGGGGGCGCGGCGGGGGGCGGATCCGGCGGGCCGGGCGGCTCCGGAGGGCCGGGCGGGCCGCTCGCACCTGCCGATCTGCTCGCACCAGCTGATCTGCTCGCTCCGGCCGGCGACGACGGGCGGCCCGACCCCGGCGCACTCGACGTGCTCGCGCTGCCCGCCCGGGTGCGGGAGGTGCGCCGGGCGGCCGCCGTCGCGGCCGCGGGCGCCCCCGACGGCAATCGTCAACAGGCTTTGGGGGGAGACCGGTTGGTTCTCTTGTGGGACGATCCCGACGACACCCTCACCCTCCGGTCCCTGGCTTGA
- a CDS encoding AAA family ATPase, translated as MEAEAVVKDWWLYHGTGGAAERRTRLEAGPPPPWRDFEGAPDPGYTPPGREGPAWERTWRRGEGYVPDEPEKDVVNTALHLRRPLLITGKPGVGKSTLAYSIAADLDLGPVLHWPVTSRTVLRDGLYLYDAIGRLQEAGLEQLRTPGTHGGAALPGAAAPAGEGPSIARYLRLGPLGTALLPQDRPRVLLVDEIDKSDIDLPGDLLTVFEDGGFAIPELARLAKEAPTVAIGTEDDTDSVVRISQGRIQCRYFPIVVLTSNGERDFPPAFLRRCVRLHLDPPGPDKLARIVRGRLGVDIENSDEYRELVQSFLERAEDGDLATDQLLNAIQLRLAGAWSAPGDRDRFLATVMHHLTGPSA; from the coding sequence ATGGAGGCAGAGGCAGTGGTGAAGGACTGGTGGCTGTACCACGGGACCGGCGGGGCCGCCGAGCGCAGGACCAGGTTGGAGGCCGGACCGCCCCCGCCCTGGCGTGATTTCGAGGGCGCCCCCGACCCGGGGTACACCCCTCCCGGCCGTGAGGGGCCCGCCTGGGAACGCACCTGGCGGCGCGGCGAGGGCTACGTACCCGACGAGCCGGAGAAGGACGTGGTCAACACGGCGCTGCACCTGCGCAGGCCACTGCTGATCACCGGAAAACCCGGCGTCGGCAAGTCCACGCTCGCCTACAGCATCGCCGCGGACCTGGACCTGGGCCCCGTACTGCACTGGCCGGTCACCAGCCGCACCGTCCTGCGCGACGGCCTCTACCTGTACGACGCGATCGGCCGGCTCCAGGAAGCGGGGTTGGAGCAGCTGCGCACCCCGGGCACGCACGGCGGGGCCGCGCTCCCGGGGGCGGCCGCCCCCGCCGGCGAGGGCCCGTCCATCGCCCGCTACCTGCGCCTGGGCCCGCTCGGCACGGCGCTCCTGCCCCAGGACCGCCCGCGCGTGCTGCTCGTCGACGAGATCGACAAGAGCGACATCGACCTCCCCGGCGACCTCCTCACCGTGTTCGAGGACGGCGGCTTCGCCATCCCCGAACTGGCCCGGCTCGCCAAGGAGGCCCCCACCGTCGCCATCGGCACCGAGGACGACACGGACTCCGTCGTCCGGATCTCCCAAGGCCGCATCCAGTGCCGGTACTTCCCCATCGTCGTCCTCACCAGCAACGGCGAACGCGATTTCCCGCCGGCCTTCCTGCGTCGCTGTGTCCGCCTCCACCTGGACCCGCCCGGCCCCGACAAGCTCGCCCGCATCGTGCGCGGCCGGCTCGGCGTGGACATCGAGAACAGCGACGAGTACCGCGAGCTCGTCCAGAGCTTCCTCGAACGCGCCGAGGACGGGGACCTCGCCACCGACCAGCTCCTCAACGCCATCCAGCTCCGCCTGGCCGGCGCATGGTCCGCCCCCGGGGACCGCGACCGCTTCCTCGCCACCGTCATGCACCACCTCACCGGGCCCTCCGCATGA
- a CDS encoding VWA domain-containing protein: MITRRWVAAGACGLLVTLAAGLFPAGAAAGEPVAKEAPKVELVLDVSGSMRATDIDGQSRMSAAKQAFNEVLDAVPDEVRLGIRTLGANYPGQDKNLGCKDTKQLYPVGPLNRTEAKTAVATLAPTGWTPIGPALLGAADDLKGGDATRRIVLITDGEDTCAPLDPCEVARDIAAQGIHLVIDTLGLVPDAKTRSQLICIAEATGGTYTSVQHTAELSGRVRQLVDRAATPVVNPVATEGAKQCAGAPELKPGLYSDRESFAEHRWYRVSVSPGQELRASVSIGADRAVNNDYGILLRATTQSGREIVRGQEAGDGRTDLISSGLRYPKAGSGDDEEPAEIVCLQVSNSFSAPASVKTTPGMPLELTIDVVDGPDRATDVAAFGLGRGWWLLGVLVLTGFLAGLVWGWVSRWRIAVWRTN, translated from the coding sequence ATGATCACTAGAAGATGGGTGGCGGCCGGTGCCTGCGGCCTGCTCGTCACCCTGGCTGCCGGGTTGTTCCCGGCAGGTGCCGCCGCCGGTGAGCCGGTGGCGAAGGAAGCGCCCAAGGTCGAGTTGGTGCTGGACGTCAGCGGCTCGATGCGTGCCACGGACATTGACGGGCAGTCACGGATGTCCGCCGCGAAACAGGCGTTCAACGAGGTACTGGACGCCGTGCCCGACGAGGTGCGCCTCGGGATACGCACCCTCGGCGCCAACTACCCGGGCCAGGACAAGAACCTGGGCTGCAAGGACACCAAGCAGCTCTACCCGGTCGGCCCCCTGAACCGGACCGAGGCCAAGACGGCGGTGGCCACGCTGGCCCCCACCGGATGGACGCCCATCGGGCCGGCGCTGCTCGGGGCCGCCGACGACCTCAAGGGCGGGGACGCCACCCGGCGGATCGTCCTCATCACCGACGGCGAGGACACGTGTGCGCCGCTCGATCCGTGCGAAGTCGCCCGGGACATCGCCGCCCAGGGGATCCACCTGGTCATCGACACGCTCGGGCTCGTCCCCGACGCCAAGACCCGCAGCCAGCTGATCTGCATCGCCGAGGCCACGGGCGGCACTTACACCTCCGTGCAGCACACCGCCGAGCTCTCGGGCAGAGTACGGCAATTGGTGGACCGGGCAGCCACTCCGGTGGTCAACCCGGTGGCCACCGAGGGGGCCAAGCAGTGCGCGGGAGCACCGGAGTTGAAGCCCGGGCTCTACAGCGACCGCGAGAGCTTCGCGGAGCACCGCTGGTACCGGGTCTCCGTGTCGCCCGGACAGGAGCTGCGCGCCTCGGTGAGCATCGGGGCCGACCGCGCGGTGAACAACGACTACGGCATCCTGCTGCGCGCCACGACGCAGAGCGGGCGGGAGATCGTACGCGGCCAGGAGGCCGGTGACGGGCGAACCGATCTGATCTCGTCCGGGCTGCGCTATCCCAAGGCCGGGAGCGGGGACGACGAGGAGCCGGCGGAGATCGTCTGCCTGCAGGTCAGCAACTCCTTCTCGGCACCCGCCTCCGTCAAGACCACCCCGGGCATGCCCCTGGAACTGACCATCGACGTGGTGGACGGCCCGGACCGGGCCACCGACGTGGCCGCCTTCGGCCTCGGACGCGGCTGGTGGCTGCTCGGCGTGCTGGTGCTCACCGGTTTCCTGGCCGGTCTGGTGTGGGGCTGGGTCTCCCGCTGGCGTATCGCGGTCTGGAGGACCAACTGA